From Ptychodera flava strain L36383 chromosome 2, AS_Pfla_20210202, whole genome shotgun sequence, the proteins below share one genomic window:
- the LOC139149184 gene encoding uncharacterized protein KIAA1958-like, translated as MSAMEQRHVNVSGEEIDQFIANQRRKNTVKATNTSVKQFISFLQATECSQVEFYLLPPEILDQHLAKFFIGARQSDGSEYEPDTLTSYQRGIDRYLSEKGYRYSICRDTVFKVSQDALRAKRCDLKSKGKGNKSRAAEPLTDDDIKLMREKKILGNYNPESVLYTVWWNNTKLLGFRACDENRKLCWGDILLKTTTAGREYLEFSERDNKTRSGQYGNVRPYAPKMFAVEDKSICPVETYKIYKDHRPDDMCELHSPFYLAINYKPTTQIWYKRQPMGKNKLESIVKTITERAGIKGRTKDSNPETQ; from the coding sequence ATGTCAGCAATGGAGCAGCGTCACGTAAATGTCAGTGGTGAAGAAATTGACCAATTCATCGCAAATCAACGCCGAAAAAACACAGTTAAAGCCACCAACACATCAGTCAAGCAGTTCATAAGCTTTTTGCAGGCCACCGAGTGCAGTCAAGTAGAATTTTATTTGTTGCCACCAGAAATTCTGGATCAACACCTTGCCAAGTTTTTCATCGGAGCCCGACAGAGTGATGGCAGTGAGTACGAACCCGATACTTTAACCAGCTACCAACGAGGCATCGATCGTTACCTTTCAGAGAAAGGCTACCGATATTCCATCTGTAGAGATACAGTTTTTAAGGTGTCTCAAGATGCACTCAGAGCGAAGCGTTGCGATCTTAAGTCGAAGGGCAAAGGAAATAAATCTCGAGCCGCCGAGCCACTGACAGACGATGACATTAAACTTATGCGAGAAAAGAAAATACTCGGTAACTACAATCCAGAATCGGTCTTATACACAGTGTGGTGGAATAACACCAAGCTCCTTGGTTTTCGAGCCTGTGACGAAAACAGAAAATTGTGTTGGGGTGACATACTtctgaaaacaacaacagcGGGTCGCGAGTATCTTGAGTTTTCCGAACGTGACAACAAAACCAGGAGCGGTCAATATGGTAACGTTCGTCCGTACGCACCGAAAATGTTCGCTGTTGAAGACAAGAGTATCTGTCCCGTTGAAACCTACAAAATATATAAAGACCATCGCCCAGATGACATGTGCGAATTACATTCTCCGTTCTACCTGGCCATAAATTATAAGCCAACCACCCAGATATGGTACAAACGACAACCGATGGGCAAAAACAAACTGGAGAGTATCGTGAAAACCATCACAGAACGAGCCGGAATAAAGGGGCGCACGAAAGACAGCAATCCAGAAACTCAGTGA